From Paraburkholderia flava, a single genomic window includes:
- a CDS encoding carbon-nitrogen hydrolase family protein, with product MSDPHVPSAAGLVPSARVAALQMVSTPDRDRNLAEAEQLIAQAAADGAQLVLLPEYFCFMGFKDTDKLSIREPYGDGPIQRFLADAARRHSVWIIGGTLPLTAPELSRVLNTTLVFDPQGREAARYDKIHLFNFEKGAESFDEARTIRPGDAVRTFDAPFGRVGLSVCYDLRFPELYRKLGDCALIVVPSAFTYTTGRAHWETLLRARAVENQCYVLAAAQGGQHENGRRTWGHTMLIDPWGEIVAVRDEGAGVVAGTIERARIDEVRTSLPAWRHRVLA from the coding sequence ATGAGCGACCCACACGTTCCTTCCGCAGCCGGGCTCGTCCCGTCGGCCCGCGTCGCCGCGCTGCAGATGGTCAGCACGCCGGACCGCGATCGCAATCTGGCGGAAGCGGAGCAACTGATCGCGCAGGCCGCCGCCGACGGCGCACAACTCGTGCTGCTGCCCGAATACTTCTGCTTCATGGGCTTCAAGGACACCGACAAGCTGTCGATCCGCGAGCCGTACGGCGATGGCCCGATCCAGCGGTTTCTTGCGGATGCGGCACGCCGTCACAGCGTGTGGATCATCGGCGGCACGCTGCCGCTGACTGCGCCGGAACTGTCACGGGTCCTCAACACGACGCTCGTGTTCGATCCGCAGGGCCGCGAAGCCGCGCGCTACGACAAGATCCACCTGTTCAATTTCGAGAAAGGCGCCGAATCGTTCGACGAAGCGCGCACGATCCGGCCCGGCGATGCCGTCCGGACGTTCGATGCGCCGTTCGGACGGGTCGGCCTGTCGGTCTGCTACGATCTGCGCTTTCCGGAGCTGTATCGCAAGCTGGGCGACTGTGCGCTGATCGTCGTGCCGTCGGCGTTCACGTACACCACCGGACGCGCGCACTGGGAAACGCTGCTGCGCGCCCGCGCGGTGGAAAACCAGTGCTACGTGCTCGCCGCCGCGCAGGGTGGTCAACATGAAAACGGCCGCCGCACGTGGGGACACACCATGCTGATCGACCCATGGGGCGAGATCGTCGCGGTGCGCGACGAGGGCGCCGGGGTTGTCGCGGGCACGATCGAGCGCGCGCGTATCGACGAAGTCCGCACGAGCCTGCCGGCGTGGCGCCATCGCGTGCTGGCCTGA
- the tldD gene encoding metalloprotease TldD: MNIIEPGIRNLATAKDVLLTPYGLDEAVLTRTLAEIFTHRIDYADLYFQATRSEAWSLEEGIVKSGSFSIDQGVGVRAVSGDRTAFAYSDDLSPEAIRQAALATRSIAKAGGGRQKVRVASSLTGVAGRDLYLPSDPLHSLDATAKVKLLERVEQMARSRDPRITQVMAGLAGEYDVVLVARSDGVLAADIRPLVRVSVTVIAEQNGRREIGSGGGGGRFDYGYFTDAVLSKYVDDAVHAALVNLDARPAPAGAMTVVLGPGWPGVLLHEAIGHGLEGDFNRKGSSAFAGRMGEQVAAKGVTVVDDGTLPNRRGSLNIDDEGNATQCTTLIEDGILKGYIQDTLNARLMKMPVTGNARRESYAALPMPRMTNTYMLNGDKDPQEIIESVKNGLYAVNFGGGQVDITNGKFVFSASEAYMIENGKISYPVKGATLIGSGPESLKYVTMIGNDMSLDTGVGVCGKEGQSVPVGVGQPTLRIEKMTVGGTA, translated from the coding sequence ATGAATATCATCGAACCCGGCATCCGTAATCTTGCAACCGCGAAGGACGTCCTGCTGACGCCCTACGGCCTCGACGAAGCCGTGCTCACGCGCACGCTCGCGGAAATTTTCACGCATCGCATCGACTACGCGGACCTGTATTTCCAGGCGACCCGCAGCGAGGCATGGAGCCTTGAAGAAGGCATCGTCAAATCGGGCAGCTTCAGCATCGACCAGGGCGTCGGCGTGCGCGCCGTGTCCGGCGACCGCACTGCGTTCGCGTATTCGGACGACCTGTCGCCCGAGGCGATCCGCCAGGCCGCGCTCGCGACCCGCTCGATCGCAAAGGCCGGTGGCGGCCGGCAGAAGGTGAGGGTCGCATCGTCGCTGACGGGCGTGGCCGGTCGCGATCTCTATCTGCCGTCCGATCCGCTGCATTCACTCGACGCAACCGCCAAGGTGAAGCTGCTCGAACGCGTCGAGCAGATGGCACGCAGCCGCGATCCGCGCATCACGCAGGTGATGGCGGGTCTCGCCGGCGAATACGACGTCGTGCTGGTCGCGCGTAGCGACGGCGTGCTCGCAGCCGACATCCGGCCGCTGGTGCGCGTGTCGGTGACGGTGATCGCCGAGCAGAACGGTCGTCGCGAGATCGGTAGCGGCGGTGGCGGCGGACGCTTCGACTACGGCTACTTCACCGATGCCGTGTTGTCGAAATATGTCGACGACGCAGTGCATGCGGCTTTGGTGAACCTGGACGCACGCCCCGCCCCCGCCGGCGCGATGACCGTCGTGCTCGGACCGGGCTGGCCCGGCGTGCTGCTGCACGAGGCGATCGGCCACGGGCTCGAAGGCGACTTCAACCGCAAGGGTTCGTCCGCGTTCGCGGGCCGGATGGGCGAACAGGTCGCGGCGAAGGGCGTCACGGTCGTCGACGACGGCACGCTGCCGAACCGTCGCGGCTCGCTGAACATCGACGACGAAGGCAACGCCACGCAGTGCACGACGCTGATCGAGGACGGCATCCTCAAGGGCTACATCCAGGACACGCTGAACGCGCGCCTGATGAAGATGCCGGTCACCGGCAACGCGCGCCGCGAGTCGTACGCCGCGCTGCCGATGCCGCGCATGACCAACACGTACATGCTGAACGGCGACAAGGACCCGCAAGAAATCATCGAGTCCGTGAAGAACGGGCTGTACGCGGTGAACTTCGGCGGCGGTCAGGTCGACATCACGAACGGCAAGTTCGTGTTCTCGGCATCCGAGGCGTACATGATCGAGAACGGCAAGATCAGCTACCCGGTGAAGGGTGCGACGCTGATCGGTAGCGGCCCGGAATCGCTGAAGTACGTGACGATGATCGGCAACGACATGTCACTCGATACCGGCGTCGGCGTGTGCGGCAAGGAAGGCCAGAGCGTGCCGGTCGGCGTCGGTCAGCCGACGCTGCGCATCGAGAAGATGACGGTCGGCGGCACGGCTTAA
- a CDS encoding FAD-linked oxidase C-terminal domain-containing protein, whose product MNTPAELSADVLAQRQREVVQALMAVLPTHCLLYREEDTTAYECDGLAAYRRLPLAVVLPETESQVQRIVQICNRLDVPIVPRGAGTGLSGGAMPIRHGIVVSLARFRKIVEVDSYARTATVQPGVRNLAISEAAAPYGLYYAPDPSSQIACTIGGNVSENSGGVHCLKYGLTVHNVLRVRAVTMDGDVVEFGSLSPDAPGLDLLAVLIGSEGMFAIVTEVTVKLIPKPQTAQVVMASFDDVVKGGNAVAEIIAAGIIPAGLEMMDKPATRAVEGFVNAGYDLDAAAILLCESDGTPEEVADEIVRMTAVLREHGATRIQISRSESERLRFWSGRKNAFPAAGRISPDYYCMDGTVPRRSIGPLLARIEAMEEKYRLRCMNVFHAGDGNMHPLILFNGNDLDEWHRAEAFGADILEACVELGGTVTGEHGVGIEKINSMCVQFSPEERDTFHAVKRAFDPARLLNPDKGIPTRARCAEYGKMHIRGGLLPHPELPRF is encoded by the coding sequence CTGAACACGCCCGCCGAGCTGTCGGCCGACGTGCTCGCGCAGCGTCAGCGCGAAGTCGTGCAAGCATTGATGGCCGTGCTGCCCACACACTGTCTGCTGTATCGCGAGGAAGACACGACCGCGTACGAATGCGATGGGCTCGCGGCGTATCGTCGTCTGCCGCTCGCGGTCGTGCTGCCGGAAACGGAATCGCAGGTGCAGCGCATCGTGCAGATCTGCAACCGGCTCGATGTACCGATCGTGCCGCGTGGTGCGGGCACCGGGCTGTCGGGTGGCGCGATGCCGATACGGCACGGCATCGTCGTGTCGCTGGCGCGCTTTCGCAAGATCGTCGAGGTCGACTCGTATGCGCGCACGGCCACCGTGCAGCCCGGCGTGCGCAATCTCGCGATCTCGGAAGCCGCCGCGCCTTACGGGCTGTACTACGCACCCGATCCCTCATCGCAGATCGCGTGCACGATCGGCGGCAACGTGTCGGAGAATTCGGGCGGCGTGCACTGCCTCAAGTACGGGCTGACGGTTCACAACGTGCTGCGCGTGCGCGCGGTGACGATGGACGGCGATGTCGTCGAATTCGGTTCGCTGAGCCCCGATGCACCCGGGCTCGATCTGCTCGCGGTGCTGATCGGCAGCGAAGGGATGTTCGCGATCGTGACCGAGGTCACCGTCAAGCTGATCCCGAAGCCGCAGACCGCGCAGGTCGTGATGGCGAGTTTCGACGACGTCGTGAAAGGCGGCAACGCCGTAGCCGAGATCATCGCGGCCGGCATCATTCCCGCCGGCCTCGAGATGATGGACAAGCCGGCGACGCGTGCAGTCGAAGGCTTCGTCAACGCCGGCTACGATCTCGACGCAGCCGCGATCCTGCTGTGCGAATCGGACGGCACGCCTGAAGAAGTCGCCGATGAAATCGTCCGGATGACTGCGGTGCTGCGCGAACACGGCGCGACCCGCATCCAGATCTCGCGTTCGGAAAGCGAGCGGCTACGCTTCTGGTCGGGACGCAAGAACGCATTCCCCGCAGCCGGCCGCATTTCGCCCGATTACTACTGCATGGACGGCACGGTGCCGCGCCGCAGCATCGGTCCGCTGCTTGCGCGTATCGAAGCGATGGAAGAGAAGTATCGGCTGCGCTGCATGAACGTGTTCCATGCAGGCGACGGCAACATGCATCCGCTCATCCTGTTCAACGGCAACGATCTCGACGAATGGCATCGCGCCGAAGCGTTCGGCGCCGATATTCTCGAGGCCTGCGTCGAACTCGGCGGCACGGTGACGGGCGAACACGGCGTCGGCATCGAGAAGATCAATTCGATGTGCGTGCAGTTCTCGCCGGAAGAACGCGATACGTTCCATGCGGTGAAGCGTGCATTCGATCCGGCCCGTCTGCTGAACCCCGACAAGGGCATCCCCACACGCGCTCGCTGTGCCGAGTACGGGAAGATGCATATCCGCGGCGGCCTGCTGCCGCATCCCGAGCTGCCCCGCTTCTGA
- the aroG gene encoding 3-deoxy-7-phosphoheptulonate synthase AroG gives MPPHNTDDVRIRELKELTPPAHLIREFPCNETVSSLIYNARQSMHRILHGMEDRLIVIVGPCSIHDTKAALEYAGRLVEQRKRFAGELEIVMRVYFEKPRTTVGWKGLINDPFMDNSFKINDGLRTARELLMHINELGLPAGTEYLDMISPQYIADLISWGAIGARTTESQVHRELASGLSCPVGFKNGTDGNVKIAVDAIKAASQPHHFLSVTKGGHSAIVSTAGNEDCHIILRGGKAPNYDAESVNAACADIGKAGLAARLMIDASHANSSKKHENQIPVCADIGRQIAGGDERIVGVMVESHLVAGRQDLQEGCELTYGQSVTDACIGWDESIGVLEGLAEAVKQRRVARGSGN, from the coding sequence ATGCCCCCGCACAACACCGACGATGTCCGCATCCGGGAACTGAAGGAACTCACGCCGCCGGCTCACCTGATCCGCGAATTCCCCTGCAACGAAACGGTGTCGAGCCTGATCTACAACGCCCGCCAGTCGATGCACCGGATCCTGCATGGAATGGAAGACCGGCTGATCGTGATCGTCGGGCCGTGCTCGATTCACGATACGAAGGCCGCGCTCGAATACGCGGGACGGCTCGTCGAACAGCGCAAGCGCTTCGCGGGCGAACTCGAAATCGTGATGCGCGTGTACTTCGAAAAGCCGCGCACGACGGTGGGCTGGAAGGGTCTCATCAACGACCCGTTCATGGACAACAGCTTCAAGATCAACGACGGTCTGCGCACCGCGCGCGAACTGCTGATGCACATCAACGAACTCGGTCTGCCTGCCGGCACCGAATACCTCGACATGATCAGCCCGCAGTACATCGCGGATCTGATTTCGTGGGGGGCGATCGGCGCGCGCACGACCGAATCGCAGGTGCATCGCGAGCTCGCGTCGGGGCTGTCGTGCCCGGTCGGCTTCAAGAACGGCACCGACGGCAACGTGAAGATCGCCGTCGATGCAATCAAGGCGGCGTCGCAGCCGCACCATTTCCTGTCGGTGACGAAGGGCGGCCACTCGGCGATCGTGTCGACGGCCGGCAACGAGGATTGCCACATCATCCTGCGCGGCGGCAAGGCGCCGAACTACGATGCCGAAAGCGTCAACGCAGCGTGCGCGGACATCGGCAAGGCGGGTCTCGCGGCGCGTCTGATGATCGATGCGAGCCACGCGAACAGCTCGAAGAAGCACGAGAACCAGATCCCGGTGTGCGCGGATATCGGTCGGCAGATTGCGGGGGGCGACGAGCGGATCGTCGGCGTGATGGTCGAGTCGCATCTGGTCGCTGGGCGCCAGGATCTGCAGGAAGGCTGTGAGCTCACGTACGGTCAGAGCGTCACCGATGCGTGTATCGGTTGGGACGAGAGCATCGGCGTGCTCGAAGGGCTCGCGGAGGCGGTGAAGCAGCGGCGGGTTGCGCGCGGTAGCGGGAACTGA
- a CDS encoding cob(I)yrinic acid a,c-diamide adenosyltransferase gives MGNRLSKIATRTGDDGSTGLGDGRRVRKDDARIAAMGDVDELNSNLGVLLCEPLPDDVRAALTAIQHDLFDLGGELCIPGHTVISDDYLARLDGWLADYNATLPPLKEFILPAGSRAASLAHVCRTVCRRAERTIVALGESETINAAPRRYVNRLSDLLFVLARVLNRVDGGSDVLWRHDRGAG, from the coding sequence ATGGGCAACCGCTTGAGCAAGATCGCTACCCGCACCGGCGACGACGGCAGCACCGGCCTCGGCGATGGCCGGCGCGTGCGCAAGGACGATGCGCGGATCGCCGCGATGGGCGACGTCGACGAGCTGAATTCGAATCTCGGCGTGCTGCTGTGCGAGCCGCTACCCGACGACGTGCGCGCCGCGCTGACCGCGATCCAGCACGACCTGTTCGACCTTGGCGGCGAGCTTTGCATACCGGGTCACACGGTGATTTCGGATGACTATCTCGCGCGGCTCGACGGCTGGCTTGCCGACTACAACGCGACGTTGCCGCCGTTGAAGGAGTTCATCCTGCCCGCCGGATCGCGCGCGGCTTCGCTTGCGCATGTGTGCCGGACCGTGTGTCGCCGCGCCGAGCGGACGATCGTCGCGCTAGGCGAATCGGAGACAATCAACGCGGCGCCGCGTCGTTATGTGAACCGTCTGTCGGATCTGCTGTTCGTGCTCGCGCGTGTGTTGAATCGCGTGGACGGCGGCAGCGACGTGCTGTGGCGTCACGATCGCGGCGCGGGGTAG
- a CDS encoding FAD-linked oxidase C-terminal domain-containing protein: MNHPVPPASVRRPFPDALLTALKAAFGERVSTAEAVRTNHGRDESPFDPQLPDAVVYARTTEDVQTIVKLCGQYDTPIIPYGNGSSLEGHLLAVQGGVSIDLSEMNRVLSINAEDLTVTVEPGISRKQLNEALRDTGLFFPIDPGADASIGGMSATRASGTNAVRYGTMRENVLGLSVVLADGRTIHTGTRARKSSAGYDLTRLFVGSEGTLGVITEITLRLYPQPEAVSAAVCAFPSMGEAVRAVIETIQIGVPIARVEFVDALAVRSINRHSHLTLREAPTLFFEFHGTEAGVKEQAELVQDIAAQNAGEGFEWATRPEDRSRLWNARHNAYFAMLQLKPGCRAVTTDVCVPISRLAECVVETEQDLIASPLPCPIVGHVGDGNFHVAILIDPNKPEELAEAERLNRLIVQRALRMDGTCTGEHGVGLHKMNFLLEEHGAVAVDTMRSIKHALDPRNLMNPGKIFSWAA, from the coding sequence GTGAACCATCCCGTGCCGCCGGCATCCGTGCGCCGTCCATTTCCCGACGCACTGCTCACCGCGCTGAAAGCCGCTTTCGGCGAACGCGTCTCCACTGCCGAGGCCGTGCGCACGAACCATGGCCGCGACGAATCGCCTTTCGATCCACAGTTGCCCGACGCAGTCGTCTACGCGCGAACGACCGAAGACGTGCAGACCATCGTCAAGCTGTGCGGGCAATACGACACGCCGATCATTCCATATGGCAACGGCTCGTCGCTCGAAGGGCATCTGCTGGCCGTGCAGGGCGGCGTGTCGATCGACCTCTCCGAAATGAACCGCGTGCTGTCGATCAACGCAGAAGACCTCACCGTCACCGTCGAGCCCGGCATCTCGCGCAAGCAGTTGAACGAAGCGCTGCGCGACACCGGCCTGTTCTTCCCGATCGATCCGGGCGCCGACGCGAGCATCGGTGGCATGTCGGCGACGCGCGCATCGGGGACCAACGCGGTGCGTTACGGCACGATGCGCGAGAACGTGCTGGGCTTGAGCGTCGTACTCGCGGACGGCCGCACGATCCACACCGGCACGCGCGCGCGCAAATCGTCGGCGGGGTATGACCTCACGCGTCTGTTCGTCGGCTCCGAAGGCACGCTCGGCGTCATCACCGAAATCACGCTGCGGCTTTATCCGCAACCGGAGGCGGTGTCGGCGGCAGTGTGCGCGTTTCCGTCGATGGGCGAGGCGGTGCGCGCAGTGATCGAGACGATCCAGATCGGCGTGCCGATCGCGCGCGTCGAGTTCGTCGATGCACTTGCGGTCCGTTCGATCAACCGTCATTCGCATCTGACGCTGCGCGAAGCACCTACGCTGTTTTTCGAATTTCACGGCACCGAAGCGGGCGTGAAAGAACAGGCCGAACTCGTGCAGGACATCGCCGCACAGAACGCGGGTGAAGGCTTCGAATGGGCGACGCGTCCCGAAGATCGTAGCCGGCTGTGGAACGCGCGACACAACGCGTACTTCGCGATGCTGCAGTTAAAACCCGGTTGCCGCGCGGTCACCACCGACGTCTGCGTGCCGATCTCGCGACTCGCCGAATGCGTCGTCGAAACCGAGCAGGATCTGATCGCGTCGCCGCTGCCCTGCCCGATCGTCGGCCATGTCGGCGACGGCAATTTCCACGTCGCGATTTTGATCGACCCGAACAAACCGGAAGAACTCGCCGAAGCCGAACGGCTCAACCGGCTCATCGTGCAGCGCGCGCTGCGCATGGACGGCACCTGCACCGGCGAACACGGCGTCGGGTTGCACAAGATGAACTTCCTGCTCGAAGAACACGGTGCCGTCGCGGTGGATACGATGCGTTCGATCAAGCACGCACTCGATCCGCGTAACCTGATGAACCCTGGCAAGATTTTCTCGTGGGCCGCGTGA